The Streptomyces aurantiacus genome includes a region encoding these proteins:
- a CDS encoding RelA/SpoT family protein, producing MSAEATNPATPGPITPGAQRRRGRPRIDLRRLGRAALLGPAARHRLPDAIGHVVEAHRAHHPDADLDPLRRAYVLAESSHRGQMRKSGEPYITHPLAVTLILAELGAETTTLTASLLHDTVEDTDVTLDQVREEFGEEVRYLVDGVTKLEKVDYGAAAEPETFRKMLVATGSDVRVMSIKLADRLHNMRTLGVMRPEKQERIAKVTKDVLIPLAERLGVQALKTELEDLVFAILRPEEYAHTRELIVKNASRTDDPLAEISEEVRGVLREAGLQAEVLIRPRHFVSVHRVSRKRGELRGSDFGRLLVLVNEDADCYGVLGELHTCLTPVVSEFKDFIAVPKFNLYQSLHTAVARPDGQVAEVLIRTHQMHKVAEAGVIALGNPYASPAEEQTDGDGSRPADGERADPTRPGWLSRLLDWQEAAPDPDTFWSTLREDLAQDREITVFRPDGGTLGLPAGASCVDAAYAQYGEDAHACIGARVNGRLARLSTVLSDGDTVQLLMGQDPSSEPSREWLEHAHTPVARIAITRWLAAHPSPATPSEAPAATRRPAADGPAARPAAADVVVDQPGATVRLAGCCTPVPPDAITGFSVRGGVVTVHRVECPAVERMKSVGRAEVDVRWGDTTECRVTLFAESFGRPHLLADLTEAIALEGVAIVSATVEPPSQQRVRHTYTLQLPDAAHLPALMRAMRDVPGVFDVSRAQHPSTTP from the coding sequence ATGAGTGCGGAGGCCACGAACCCCGCGACGCCCGGCCCCATCACGCCCGGGGCTCAGCGCAGGCGGGGCCGCCCCCGGATCGATCTGCGACGTCTCGGCCGGGCCGCTCTCCTGGGGCCCGCGGCCCGCCACCGGCTGCCCGACGCGATCGGCCACGTGGTCGAGGCCCATCGGGCCCACCACCCCGACGCCGACCTGGACCCGCTGCGCCGCGCGTACGTGCTCGCCGAGTCCTCGCACCGCGGCCAGATGCGCAAGAGCGGTGAGCCGTACATCACCCACCCCCTCGCCGTGACCCTGATTCTGGCCGAACTCGGCGCGGAGACCACGACGTTGACCGCGTCCCTCCTCCACGACACCGTCGAGGACACGGACGTGACGCTCGATCAGGTGCGCGAGGAGTTCGGCGAGGAGGTCCGCTACCTCGTCGACGGCGTGACGAAGCTGGAGAAGGTCGACTACGGAGCGGCCGCCGAGCCCGAGACGTTCCGCAAGATGCTCGTCGCCACCGGCAGCGACGTACGCGTGATGTCGATCAAGCTCGCCGACCGGCTGCACAACATGCGCACCCTCGGAGTCATGCGCCCCGAGAAGCAGGAGCGCATCGCCAAGGTGACGAAGGACGTCCTGATCCCGCTCGCCGAACGTCTCGGCGTCCAGGCGCTGAAGACCGAACTCGAAGACCTGGTCTTCGCGATCCTGCGGCCCGAGGAGTACGCGCACACCCGCGAACTCATCGTCAAGAACGCCTCACGCACCGACGACCCCCTCGCCGAGATCTCCGAAGAGGTGCGCGGCGTCCTGCGCGAAGCCGGTCTGCAGGCCGAAGTCCTCATCAGGCCCCGGCACTTCGTCTCCGTGCACCGCGTCTCCCGCAAACGGGGCGAGCTGCGCGGCTCCGACTTCGGACGCCTGCTGGTGCTCGTGAACGAGGACGCCGACTGCTACGGGGTCCTCGGCGAGCTGCACACCTGTCTCACGCCGGTGGTCTCGGAGTTCAAGGACTTCATCGCGGTCCCCAAGTTCAACCTGTACCAGTCGCTCCACACCGCCGTCGCCCGCCCCGACGGGCAGGTCGCCGAAGTCCTCATCCGTACGCACCAGATGCACAAGGTCGCCGAGGCCGGCGTCATCGCGCTCGGCAATCCCTACGCGTCTCCCGCGGAGGAGCAGACCGACGGCGACGGCTCCCGCCCCGCCGACGGTGAGCGCGCCGACCCCACCCGTCCCGGCTGGCTGTCCCGCCTCCTCGACTGGCAGGAGGCCGCGCCGGACCCCGACACGTTCTGGTCCACCCTGCGCGAGGACCTCGCCCAGGACCGGGAGATCACCGTGTTCCGCCCCGACGGGGGCACGCTCGGGCTGCCCGCGGGCGCCAGCTGCGTGGACGCCGCGTACGCCCAGTACGGCGAGGACGCGCACGCCTGTATCGGCGCCCGCGTCAACGGCCGCCTGGCGAGACTGAGCACGGTCCTGAGCGACGGCGACACCGTGCAGCTGCTCATGGGGCAGGACCCGTCCTCGGAGCCCTCCAGGGAGTGGCTGGAGCACGCGCACACTCCCGTCGCGCGGATCGCCATCACCCGCTGGCTGGCCGCGCACCCGTCACCGGCCACGCCGTCCGAAGCCCCTGCCGCGACCCGCCGCCCCGCCGCGGACGGGCCCGCCGCGCGTCCGGCCGCCGCGGACGTCGTCGTCGACCAGCCCGGCGCGACGGTACGCCTCGCGGGCTGCTGTACGCCGGTACCGCCCGACGCGATCACCGGATTCTCCGTACGCGGGGGAGTGGTGACCGTGCACCGCGTCGAGTGCCCCGCGGTGGAGCGCATGAAGAGCGTGGGGCGTGCGGAGGTCGACGTGCGCTGGGGCGACACCACCGAGTGCCGTGTCACGCTCTTCGCCGAGTCCTTCGGCCGGCCCCACCTCCTCGCCGACCTCACCGAGGCCATCGCCCTGGAGGGCGTCGCCATCGTCTCGGCGACCGTCGAACCGCCCAGCCAGCAGCGCGTACGTCACACCTACACGCTGCAGCTCCCGGACGCGGCACACCTCCCCGCGCTCATGCGGGCGATGCGCGATGTGCCGGGCGTGTTCGACGTGAGCCGCGCCCAGCACCCGTCGACGACTCCGTAG
- a CDS encoding diaminobutyrate--2-oxoglutarate transaminase family protein, which produces MAVTESAPEVAPATQEAAGARTLHEDAGARAAHEGILRRQSARESAARTYARALPIVPVRARGLTIEGADGSRYLDCLSGAGTLALGHNHPVVLEAIRKVLDSEAPLHVLDLATPVKDAFTTELFRTLPPGLADRARVQFCGPAGTDAVEAALKLVRTATGRGGILAFAGAYHGMTAGALEASGGAPDVRVARLPYPHPYRCPFGVGGERGAELAARWTESILDDPKSGVPGPAGMILEPVQGEGGVIPARDDWMRRMREITAARSIALIADEVQTGVGRTGTFWAVEHSGVTPDVMVLSKAIGGSLPLAVVVYRDDLDVWEPGSHAGTFRGNQLAMAAGAATLAYVRENQLAERAAALGAHMITQLRALETDFGFVGDVRGRGLMIGVELVDPDRPPAAPGGPPPAAPELAAAVQRECLRRGLIVELGGRHSSVVRLLPPLTITDEQATAVLDRLADAVAEVAKEPTGPRVAEARRPVSGHPEQSERSG; this is translated from the coding sequence GTGGCGGTGACGGAGTCTGCGCCCGAGGTGGCGCCCGCGACGCAGGAAGCGGCGGGCGCGCGCACGCTGCACGAGGACGCCGGAGCGCGCGCGGCGCACGAGGGGATCCTGCGGCGGCAGTCGGCGCGCGAGTCAGCGGCGCGCACCTATGCGCGCGCCCTGCCGATCGTCCCCGTACGAGCCCGTGGACTGACGATCGAGGGCGCCGACGGGAGCCGCTACCTCGACTGTCTCTCAGGGGCGGGCACTCTGGCCCTCGGCCACAACCACCCCGTCGTTCTGGAGGCCATCCGCAAGGTCCTCGACTCGGAGGCCCCGCTGCATGTCCTCGACCTGGCCACACCCGTCAAGGACGCCTTCACCACCGAACTGTTCCGCACGCTGCCGCCGGGTCTCGCCGACCGCGCGCGCGTGCAGTTCTGCGGCCCCGCCGGGACGGATGCCGTGGAGGCCGCGCTGAAACTGGTGCGCACCGCGACGGGGCGCGGCGGGATCCTCGCCTTCGCCGGCGCCTACCACGGGATGACCGCGGGGGCGCTCGAGGCATCCGGGGGCGCGCCCGACGTGCGGGTGGCGCGCCTGCCCTACCCGCACCCCTATCGCTGCCCCTTCGGTGTCGGAGGCGAGCGTGGGGCGGAACTCGCCGCGCGCTGGACCGAATCCATCCTCGACGACCCCAAGTCCGGGGTGCCGGGCCCGGCGGGCATGATCCTCGAACCGGTGCAGGGCGAGGGCGGTGTGATTCCGGCCCGCGACGACTGGATGCGGCGGATGCGGGAGATCACGGCGGCGCGCTCCATCGCACTGATCGCCGACGAGGTGCAGACGGGGGTGGGCCGGACCGGCACCTTCTGGGCGGTCGAGCACAGTGGCGTCACTCCCGACGTGATGGTCCTCTCCAAGGCCATCGGCGGCAGCCTGCCCCTGGCCGTGGTCGTCTACCGCGACGACCTCGACGTGTGGGAACCCGGCTCCCACGCCGGCACGTTCCGAGGCAACCAACTCGCCATGGCGGCAGGCGCCGCGACCCTCGCGTACGTCCGTGAGAACCAACTCGCCGAGCGGGCCGCCGCACTCGGTGCGCACATGATCACCCAACTCCGCGCTCTGGAGACCGACTTCGGCTTCGTCGGCGACGTACGCGGCCGGGGACTCATGATCGGCGTCGAGCTCGTGGACCCCGACAGGCCGCCCGCCGCTCCCGGAGGACCGCCTCCCGCCGCGCCCGAACTGGCGGCCGCCGTCCAGCGGGAGTGCCTGCGCCGCGGACTGATCGTGGAACTCGGCGGCCGGCACTCCAGCGTGGTGCGGCTGCTGCCACCGCTCACGATCACCGACGAGCAGGCGACCGCCGTCCTCGACCGGCTCGCGGACGCGGTGGCGGAGGTTGCGAAGGAGCCCACCGGTCCACGTGTCGCGGAGGCCCGACGACCGGTGTCCGGGCACCCCGAACAGTCGGAACGCTCCGGATAG
- a CDS encoding M1 family metallopeptidase, which translates to MLRTLTTPRTATPRPRPSRQLRTAFLASAVSVCLVAASAPAPVPLGIGDRLFPHLGNPGYDVMAYDLAFTYPGSNSKPLPAVTTIDARTTDRLEHVNLDYSHGAVRSVEVDGEPAEFRSAGEDLVVTPAEPLPSGVRTRITVSHDSNPVSTKDQQSGWVRTADGLAMANQADAGHRVFPGNDHPSDKAMFTIRVTTPEDYTAVANGLPAGATRRGTDTTWVYRTEHPMATELAQVSIGRSSVLRRSGPDGLPLRDVVPTKDRERLEPWLKKTPAQIAWMQEKVGAYPFETYGLLIAEARTGFELETQTLSLFERELFTRSEYPKWYVESIMVHELAHQWFGDSVSPRTWSDLWLNEGHATWYEALYAEETADRPMETRMRAAYRSSDIWRAAGGPPAAPKEAEPGEKLSIFRPNVYDGSALVLYALRQEIGRPAFERLQRTWVSTHHDGVADTADFEHLASGIAGRDLRGFFKAWLYGQKTPPMPGHPDWRSTAPAEKTGTGTR; encoded by the coding sequence ATGCTGCGCACCCTCACGACCCCCCGCACCGCGACGCCACGCCCGCGGCCTTCCCGACAGCTGAGGACGGCGTTCCTCGCCTCCGCCGTCTCCGTCTGCCTCGTCGCCGCGAGCGCCCCGGCCCCGGTACCGCTCGGTATCGGCGACCGTCTGTTCCCGCACCTGGGCAACCCCGGATACGACGTCATGGCGTACGACCTGGCCTTCACCTATCCCGGCAGCAACAGCAAGCCGCTGCCGGCCGTCACCACCATCGACGCCCGGACGACAGACCGGCTGGAGCACGTCAATCTTGACTACTCGCACGGGGCAGTGCGATCCGTCGAGGTCGACGGAGAGCCCGCGGAGTTCCGCAGCGCGGGCGAGGACCTGGTCGTCACACCCGCCGAACCACTGCCGTCAGGCGTCCGGACGCGGATCACCGTGAGCCACGACAGCAACCCGGTGTCCACGAAGGACCAGCAGAGCGGCTGGGTGCGGACCGCGGACGGGCTGGCGATGGCCAACCAGGCCGACGCCGGACACCGTGTCTTCCCCGGCAACGACCACCCCTCGGACAAGGCGATGTTCACCATCCGGGTCACCACGCCCGAGGACTACACGGCCGTCGCCAACGGGCTGCCCGCCGGTGCGACCCGCCGCGGCACGGACACCACCTGGGTGTACCGCACCGAGCACCCCATGGCCACCGAACTGGCCCAGGTGTCCATCGGCCGGTCCTCCGTGCTGCGCCGAAGCGGCCCCGACGGTCTCCCCCTACGGGACGTGGTGCCCACCAAGGACCGCGAACGGCTCGAACCCTGGCTCAAGAAGACACCCGCCCAGATCGCCTGGATGCAGGAGAAGGTCGGTGCCTACCCCTTCGAGACGTACGGGCTGCTGATCGCCGAGGCGCGGACCGGATTCGAACTCGAGACGCAGACGCTCTCCCTCTTCGAGAGGGAACTCTTCACCCGGTCCGAGTACCCGAAGTGGTACGTCGAGTCGATCATGGTGCACGAGCTGGCCCACCAGTGGTTCGGCGACAGCGTCTCCCCGCGCACCTGGTCCGACCTGTGGCTCAACGAAGGGCACGCCACCTGGTACGAGGCCCTCTACGCCGAGGAGACGGCGGACCGGCCCATGGAGACGCGGATGCGGGCCGCGTACCGGTCGTCCGACATCTGGCGCGCGGCCGGTGGTCCGCCCGCCGCACCCAAGGAGGCCGAGCCCGGCGAGAAACTGAGCATCTTCCGCCCGAACGTGTACGACGGCAGCGCCCTCGTCCTCTACGCGCTGCGCCAGGAGATCGGCCGCCCCGCCTTCGAGCGGCTGCAGCGCACCTGGGTGAGCACCCACCACGACGGCGTCGCCGACACCGCGGACTTCGAACACCTCGCCTCGGGCATCGCGGGCCGTGATCTGAGAGGCTTCTTCAAGGCGTGGCTCTACGGACAGAAGACCCCGCCCATGCCGGGACACCCTGACTGGCGCAGCACGGCGCCGGCGGAGAAGACCGGGACGGGCACCCGGTAA
- a CDS encoding trypsin-like serine peptidase has translation MRSTRPSFAGSRGRRRFLAATGLAAALMVTATACDSGDDKAAAEKSAATGSGASGADKIEIPADIADRLKEHGIDVDQWKDGEWKNWDRDKWLSEAEDFVNPVIAGLWKPERMKSAEDPEKTISAKDAAAQQGGSDPAPAPVTATREKTPYHENAAPVGKVFFDSPEGSMVCSGTVVKDPRNPGKSNLVWTAGHCVHAGGGGGWYRNIAFVPAYNDLGKSEAQLGRATQQEIAPYGQYWADWASTSDEWIEGGSESGGAGAAYDYAVLHVKPESGSKSLEETVGNALDVDFSTPAAADAGSMGAWGYPAAAPYDGLIMHKCVDRPGRLSLSPGLPTMYRIGCTMTGGSSGGGWFRVVDGKTVLVSNTSIGPSDNTWLAGPQLGKGAEAIYDTMSEEYGDK, from the coding sequence ATGCGTTCCACACGTCCGTCCTTCGCGGGGAGCCGCGGGCGGCGCCGCTTCCTTGCCGCCACCGGACTCGCGGCGGCTCTGATGGTCACCGCCACCGCCTGTGACTCGGGTGACGACAAGGCCGCCGCCGAGAAGTCGGCCGCCACAGGTTCCGGAGCCTCGGGCGCGGACAAGATCGAGATTCCCGCCGACATCGCCGACCGGCTCAAGGAGCACGGGATCGATGTCGACCAGTGGAAGGACGGCGAATGGAAGAACTGGGACAGGGACAAGTGGCTCAGTGAGGCCGAGGACTTCGTCAACCCGGTGATCGCGGGTCTCTGGAAGCCCGAGCGGATGAAGTCCGCCGAGGACCCGGAGAAGACGATCTCCGCGAAGGACGCCGCGGCCCAGCAGGGCGGGAGCGACCCGGCGCCCGCCCCCGTCACGGCGACGCGCGAGAAGACCCCGTACCACGAGAACGCCGCCCCGGTCGGGAAGGTCTTCTTCGACTCCCCCGAGGGTTCGATGGTCTGCTCCGGCACGGTCGTCAAGGACCCGCGCAACCCGGGCAAATCCAACCTCGTGTGGACCGCGGGCCACTGCGTGCACGCGGGCGGTGGCGGCGGCTGGTACCGCAACATCGCCTTCGTGCCCGCCTACAACGACCTCGGCAAGTCCGAGGCCCAGCTCGGCAGGGCCACGCAGCAGGAGATCGCCCCTTACGGCCAGTACTGGGCGGACTGGGCCTCGACCTCGGACGAGTGGATCGAGGGCGGCTCGGAGTCGGGCGGCGCGGGTGCCGCGTACGACTACGCGGTGCTGCACGTGAAGCCCGAGTCCGGCTCCAAGTCCCTTGAGGAGACGGTCGGCAACGCGCTGGACGTGGACTTCTCCACGCCCGCCGCCGCGGACGCGGGCTCCATGGGCGCCTGGGGCTACCCGGCCGCGGCGCCGTACGACGGTCTGATCATGCACAAGTGTGTCGACCGGCCGGGCCGCCTCTCGCTCAGCCCGGGGCTGCCGACGATGTACCGCATCGGGTGCACGATGACCGGCGGTTCGTCCGGCGGCGGCTGGTTCCGTGTCGTCGACGGCAAGACCGTGCTCGTCTCGAACACGTCGATCGGCCCGTCCGACAACACCTGGCTGGCGGGACCGCAGCTGGGCAAGGGCGCCGAGGCGATCTACGACACCATGAGCGAGGAGTACGGCGACAAGTAG
- a CDS encoding trypsin-like serine peptidase, producing the protein MRPIRPLFTARRGRSPRRRTSPVLAAVGLATALALTATACDSGENADASAETSAAAAGDGKIQIPDDIKDRLKEHGIDVDQWKGGAWKNWDREDWLREAGDYINPIIQGLWDPDRMREAEDPDQGKGVDENDLSGDQGVTDPEPAPVQAKAVPARYHENAPEAGKVFFDSPEGTMVCSATVVEDPANPGRSNLVWTAGHCVHAGKKGGWYRNIAFVPSYNNDAMSATEITGATKEEVAPYGVWWGDWAQTSDQWIEQGGATGGDGASYDFAVIHVTPEKGSGGKSLEETVGSALPVDFDAPPVSQVGDITATGYPAAKPFDGETMYQCADKPGRLSIAKSEPTMYRIGCTMTGGSSGGGWVATGSDGSPALVSNTSIGPVTAGWLAGPHLGTEAKGIYDSVSKKFAAQR; encoded by the coding sequence ATGCGACCGATACGCCCGCTCTTCACCGCCCGTCGAGGGAGGAGCCCGCGCCGCAGAACCTCCCCCGTGCTTGCCGCGGTCGGCCTGGCCACCGCGCTGGCGCTGACCGCCACCGCCTGTGACTCGGGTGAGAACGCCGACGCGAGCGCCGAGACGTCGGCCGCCGCGGCCGGCGACGGCAAGATCCAGATCCCGGACGACATCAAGGACAGGCTCAAGGAGCACGGGATCGATGTCGACCAGTGGAAGGGCGGCGCCTGGAAGAACTGGGACCGGGAGGACTGGCTGCGCGAGGCCGGTGACTACATCAACCCGATCATCCAGGGGCTGTGGGACCCGGACCGTATGCGTGAGGCCGAGGACCCGGACCAGGGCAAGGGCGTCGACGAGAACGACCTCTCGGGCGACCAGGGCGTGACCGACCCGGAGCCGGCACCCGTGCAGGCGAAGGCGGTTCCGGCGCGCTATCACGAGAACGCGCCCGAGGCGGGCAAGGTGTTCTTCGACTCCCCCGAGGGCACGATGGTCTGCTCGGCGACCGTGGTCGAGGACCCGGCCAACCCGGGCAGGTCCAACCTCGTGTGGACCGCGGGCCACTGTGTGCACGCGGGCAAGAAGGGCGGCTGGTACCGCAACATCGCCTTCGTGCCCTCGTACAACAACGACGCCATGTCGGCGACGGAGATCACGGGTGCCACCAAGGAGGAGGTCGCTCCGTACGGCGTCTGGTGGGGTGACTGGGCGCAGACCTCGGACCAGTGGATCGAGCAGGGTGGCGCGACGGGCGGTGACGGCGCCTCGTACGACTTCGCCGTCATTCATGTGACCCCGGAGAAGGGCAGCGGCGGCAAGTCCCTGGAGGAGACGGTCGGTTCGGCCCTCCCGGTGGACTTCGACGCTCCGCCCGTGTCGCAGGTCGGGGACATCACCGCGACCGGTTACCCGGCGGCGAAGCCGTTCGACGGGGAGACCATGTACCAATGCGCGGACAAGCCTGGCCGGCTCTCGATCGCCAAGTCCGAGCCGACGATGTACCGCATCGGATGCACCATGACCGGCGGTTCGTCCGGCGGCGGCTGGGTCGCGACGGGCTCGGACGGCAGTCCCGCCCTGGTGTCCAACACCTCCATCGGCCCGGTGACCGCCGGCTGGCTGGCGGGCCCGCACCTGGGCACGGAGGCCAAGGGCATCTACGACTCGGTGAGCAAGAAGTTCGCCGCGCAGCGGTAG
- the hflX gene encoding GTPase HflX, whose amino-acid sequence MTSSSSPSQDTQSLAQNNPDGLRADALMEEDVAWSHEIDGERDGDQLDRSERAALRRVAGLSTELEDVTEVEYRQLRLERVVLVGVWTSGTATDADNSLAELAALAETAGALVLDGVIQRRDKPDAATYIGSGKANELRDIVLETGADTVICDGELSPGQLIHLEDVVKVKVIDRTALILDIFAQHAKSREGKAQVALAQMQYMLPRLRGWGQSLSRQMGGGKGGGLATRGPGETKIETDRRRIREKMAKMRREIGDMKTGREIKRQERRRNKVPSVAIAGYTNAGKSSLLNRLTGAGVLVQNELFATLDPTVRRAETPSGRIYTLADTVGFVRHLPHHLVEAFRSTMEEVGDSDLILHVVDGSHPAPEEQLAAVREVIRDVGATKVPEIVVINKADAADPLVLQRLMRNEKRSIAVSARTGQGIDELLALIDVELPHPSVEIEALVPYTLGRLVARAHTDGEVISEEHTPEGTLMKVRVHEELAAELAPYVPVPAA is encoded by the coding sequence ATGACCTCCTCTTCTTCCCCTTCCCAGGACACACAGAGCCTCGCGCAGAACAACCCCGACGGTCTTCGGGCCGATGCCCTGATGGAAGAGGACGTCGCCTGGAGCCACGAGATCGACGGAGAGCGGGACGGCGACCAGCTCGACCGCTCCGAGCGTGCGGCCCTGCGCCGTGTCGCCGGACTCTCCACCGAGCTCGAGGACGTCACCGAGGTCGAGTACCGGCAGCTCCGTCTGGAGCGTGTGGTGCTCGTCGGCGTGTGGACCTCGGGGACCGCGACCGACGCGGACAACTCGCTGGCCGAGCTGGCCGCCCTCGCGGAGACCGCGGGAGCGCTCGTGCTCGACGGAGTCATCCAGCGCAGGGACAAGCCCGACGCGGCCACGTACATCGGTTCCGGCAAGGCCAACGAGCTGCGGGACATCGTGCTGGAGACCGGCGCCGACACCGTCATCTGCGACGGTGAGCTCTCGCCGGGCCAGCTGATCCACCTCGAAGACGTCGTCAAGGTCAAGGTCATCGACCGTACGGCCCTGATCCTCGACATCTTCGCCCAGCACGCCAAGTCCCGAGAGGGCAAGGCGCAGGTCGCCCTCGCGCAGATGCAGTACATGCTGCCGAGGCTCCGGGGCTGGGGTCAGTCGCTGTCCCGTCAGATGGGCGGCGGCAAGGGCGGCGGCCTCGCCACCCGTGGTCCCGGTGAGACCAAGATCGAGACCGACCGGCGTCGTATTCGCGAGAAGATGGCGAAGATGCGCCGGGAGATCGGCGACATGAAGACCGGCCGCGAGATCAAGCGCCAGGAGCGCCGTCGCAACAAGGTGCCCTCGGTGGCGATCGCCGGCTACACGAACGCCGGCAAGTCCTCGCTGCTCAACCGCCTCACGGGCGCGGGCGTCCTGGTGCAGAACGAGCTGTTCGCCACCCTCGACCCGACCGTCCGCCGTGCCGAGACGCCCAGCGGGCGGATCTACACACTCGCGGACACCGTCGGCTTCGTACGGCACCTGCCGCACCACCTCGTCGAGGCGTTCCGCTCCACGATGGAGGAGGTCGGCGACTCCGACCTGATCCTGCATGTGGTCGACGGTTCGCACCCGGCGCCGGAGGAGCAGCTGGCCGCCGTGCGCGAGGTCATCCGCGACGTGGGCGCCACCAAGGTGCCCGAAATCGTGGTGATCAACAAGGCGGACGCGGCCGACCCGCTGGTACTCCAGCGGCTCATGCGGAACGAGAAGCGCTCCATCGCGGTCTCGGCCCGCACCGGCCAGGGCATCGACGAGCTGCTCGCGCTCATCGACGTCGAACTGCCGCACCCCTCGGTCGAGATCGAGGCACTCGTGCCGTACACACTCGGCCGGCTGGTCGCGCGCGCCCACACCGACGGCGAGGTGATCTCCGAGGAGCACACCCCGGAGGGCACGCTGATGAAGGTACGGGTGCACGAGGAACTGGCGGCGGAGCTCGCTCCGTACGTTCCCGTGCCCGCGGCCTGA
- the dapF gene encoding diaminopimelate epimerase, translated as MSTRIAFLKGHGTENDFVIIPDPENTVALPQAAVAALCDRRAGIGGDGLLHVVRSAAHPEARSMAAEAEWFMDYRNGDGSIAEMCGNGVRVFARYLQRAGHVAEGDIAVATRAGVKSVHIAKEGDITVAMGKARLPEGNVTVSVGERSWPARNVNMGNPHAVAFVEDLDHAGNLYAAPPFTPASAYPDGVNVEFVVDRGFHHVALRVHERGSGETRSCGTGACAVAVAAARRDGADPAVTGVPATYTVDVPGGRLVITERTDGEIEMTGPAAIVAEGEIDTGWLENATP; from the coding sequence ATGAGCACGCGGATCGCCTTCCTCAAGGGCCATGGGACCGAGAACGACTTCGTGATCATCCCTGACCCCGAGAACACCGTCGCCCTGCCTCAGGCCGCCGTCGCGGCTCTGTGCGACCGCCGCGCGGGCATCGGCGGTGACGGTCTCCTGCACGTCGTACGGTCCGCCGCGCACCCCGAGGCCCGGTCGATGGCGGCCGAAGCGGAATGGTTCATGGACTACCGCAACGGCGACGGCTCGATCGCGGAGATGTGCGGCAACGGAGTGCGTGTGTTCGCCCGCTACCTCCAGCGTGCCGGACATGTGGCCGAAGGCGACATCGCGGTCGCCACGCGCGCAGGCGTGAAGAGCGTGCACATCGCCAAGGAGGGCGACATCACCGTCGCCATGGGCAAGGCACGCCTCCCCGAGGGGAACGTCACCGTGTCCGTCGGCGAGCGCAGCTGGCCCGCACGCAACGTGAACATGGGCAACCCCCACGCGGTCGCCTTCGTGGAGGACCTCGACCACGCCGGGAATCTGTACGCCGCTCCGCCCTTCACCCCGGCCTCCGCGTACCCGGACGGTGTGAACGTCGAGTTCGTCGTCGACCGTGGCTTTCATCACGTTGCTCTGCGTGTCCACGAGCGGGGTTCCGGCGAGACCCGGTCGTGCGGTACGGGCGCGTGTGCCGTGGCGGTGGCGGCGGCGCGCAGGGACGGCGCCGACCCCGCCGTGACCGGTGTCCCGGCGACATACACCGTCGACGTGCCCGGCGGCCGACTCGTGATCACCGAGCGGACCGACGGCGAGATCGAGATGACCGGGCCCGCGGCGATCGTCGCAGAGGGTGAGATCGACACCGGGTGGCTCGAAAACGCGACCCCCTGA